In Xanthocytophaga agilis, the following are encoded in one genomic region:
- a CDS encoding GAF domain-containing protein — MPFDLPLKLTFIVLSGTLTFVAFLLFQESYFVRGIVLIIAALLGVGLYWLIYSQLLKPIKGLGYVTDQIVKGNHISTFHFKSIHTDLMGLLKSIDFLREELYVSEQIITNIEAGNFDTNTYTADKNKYRLVDALLRMQNQMKMVEEESRRRHWATQGLAHFSEILRNHTLNRQELADTVLSSLIKYLNANQGGLFIVNEQDTKDIHFELISSYAYERKKYLKKRIDIGEGLVGQLYLEKDTIFLTDIPSDYISITSGLGKANPTCILLVPLKNNDQVEGAIEIASFQAFEPYQIEFVEKLAESISSAIVSAKVSEQTKRLLEETRLQTEFLKAQEEEMRQNMEEMAATQEEMQRMQNELSHKESNLQAVINCTDDSMTAMDTNYRITLMNDVIRQRYANSQFSDFKEGANALDYLGNVRDEWKQRYDRALAGEKFDFVAKSVVQGEDCYRQYIVGPIFTAEQRVRGIYVFSRDITHVKTLEIAYEELLSRLELQESEN; from the coding sequence ATGCCATTTGACTTACCTTTGAAGCTTACATTCATTGTACTGTCAGGGACACTAACATTCGTTGCATTTCTACTATTTCAGGAATCGTATTTTGTAAGAGGAATTGTACTTATCATAGCTGCTTTACTTGGGGTAGGTCTTTATTGGTTGATTTATAGCCAGTTATTAAAACCCATAAAAGGACTTGGTTATGTCACTGATCAGATTGTAAAAGGCAATCATATATCTACTTTCCACTTTAAGAGCATTCATACAGATTTGATGGGGTTGTTAAAGTCTATCGATTTCTTACGGGAAGAACTATACGTCTCAGAGCAGATTATTACCAACATTGAGGCTGGCAACTTTGATACCAATACTTACACTGCAGATAAAAACAAGTATCGTTTGGTAGATGCTTTGCTTCGTATGCAAAACCAGATGAAAATGGTAGAAGAAGAAAGCCGTCGCAGACACTGGGCTACACAAGGCTTGGCTCATTTTTCAGAGATTCTCCGTAACCATACATTAAATAGACAGGAGTTGGCTGATACTGTTCTTTCATCACTTATCAAATATCTTAATGCCAATCAGGGAGGTTTATTTATCGTCAATGAGCAGGATACGAAGGATATTCATTTTGAACTAATCAGCAGCTATGCCTATGAACGCAAAAAATACCTGAAAAAGCGAATAGATATCGGAGAGGGGCTGGTAGGACAACTGTATCTGGAAAAAGATACCATCTTTCTGACAGATATTCCATCCGATTATATCAGTATCACTTCAGGTTTGGGTAAAGCTAATCCAACATGCATTTTGCTGGTTCCTTTAAAAAACAATGATCAGGTAGAAGGGGCAATCGAAATCGCATCCTTTCAGGCTTTTGAACCCTATCAGATTGAGTTTGTCGAAAAGCTGGCTGAGAGTATATCTTCTGCTATTGTTTCTGCCAAAGTAAGTGAACAAACAAAACGCTTACTGGAAGAAACCCGTCTTCAAACAGAGTTTCTAAAGGCCCAGGAAGAAGAGATGCGTCAGAATATGGAGGAGATGGCGGCCACTCAGGAAGAAATGCAACGAATGCAGAACGAGTTGTCACACAAGGAATCCAATCTGCAGGCCGTAATCAATTGCACAGATGATTCAATGACAGCTATGGATACCAATTACCGTATTACCCTGATGAATGATGTCATTCGCCAGAGATATGCGAACTCTCAATTCAGCGATTTCAAAGAAGGAGCCAATGCGTTAGACTATCTGGGTAATGTGAGAGATGAATGGAAGCAACGGTATGATCGTGCTTTAGCAGGAGAGAAGTTTGATTTTGTAGCCAAAAGCGTGGTTCAGGGTGAAGATTGTTATCGCCAGTATATTGTTGGGCCTATCTTCACTGCCGAGCAAAGAGTAAGAGGTATATACGTGTTTTCCAGAGACATAACCCATGTCAAAACCCTTGAAATTGCCTATGAA
- a CDS encoding UDP-2,3-diacylglucosamine diphosphatase → MKTHFRTIVISDIHLGTSGSKAKQVTNFLKQHTCDKLILNGDIIDGWQLKKYGAWKRKHTRFFKTILKMMEDYNTQVIYLRGNHDDFLDQILPVKVGGFSIQRDYILKSHGRRFYITHGDIFDSVTTQLKWIAQLGDIGYTFLLWVNKLYNNYRTNRGLPYYSLSQVVKQKVKSAVSYISDFETQLAELAKVKQCDGIICGHIHQPAIKQYGDIVYMNSGDWVESLSALTEDESGEWNLVYYSETSKSGLSHDLEDADLSDLEDDEIADLKALQDQLELVRVLKQVG, encoded by the coding sequence TTGAAAACACATTTCAGAACTATTGTAATCTCAGATATCCATCTGGGTACATCTGGCTCTAAAGCCAAACAGGTAACTAACTTCCTGAAGCAGCATACCTGTGATAAGCTTATTCTTAATGGCGACATTATAGATGGCTGGCAGCTAAAGAAATATGGCGCCTGGAAGCGTAAGCATACACGTTTCTTCAAGACCATTCTGAAAATGATGGAAGATTACAATACACAGGTTATTTACCTGAGAGGTAATCATGATGATTTTTTGGATCAGATACTGCCTGTAAAGGTAGGTGGATTTTCTATCCAGCGTGATTACATACTGAAATCACATGGACGACGATTCTATATCACTCATGGGGATATCTTTGATTCAGTAACTACACAACTTAAGTGGATTGCGCAACTGGGGGATATTGGATATACATTTTTGCTGTGGGTGAATAAGCTATATAATAACTATCGTACAAATCGTGGTTTACCTTACTATTCTTTATCGCAGGTAGTAAAGCAGAAAGTAAAATCAGCAGTAAGCTATATCTCCGATTTTGAAACGCAACTGGCTGAGCTGGCAAAGGTAAAACAGTGCGATGGTATCATCTGTGGTCATATTCACCAACCTGCCATCAAGCAGTATGGAGATATTGTCTATATGAACTCTGGTGACTGGGTTGAATCACTGAGTGCATTGACAGAAGATGAGTCAGGAGAGTGGAATCTGGTATACTACAGTGAAACCTCTAAGTCTGGTCTGAGCCACGACCTGGAAGATGCGGATCTGTCGGATCTGGAAGACGACGAAATTGCCGACCTGAAAGCCTTACAAGATCAGTTAGAACTGGTGAGAGTGCTTAAGCAGGTAGGTTAA